The Papaver somniferum cultivar HN1 chromosome 3, ASM357369v1, whole genome shotgun sequence genome includes a region encoding these proteins:
- the LOC113357163 gene encoding peptidyl-prolyl cis-trans isomerase-like: protein MSNPKVYFDMTVGGQPGGRIVMELYADVVPRTAENFRALCTGEKGKGKSSGKPLHYKGSCFHRVIPGFMCQGGDFTFGNGTGGESIYGKKFNDENFVKKHTGPGILSMANSGPGTNGSQFFICTDKTEWLDGKHVVFGQVVEGMDVVRAIEKVGSQSGKCKVPVVVADCGQLC from the coding sequence ATGTCGAACCCTAAGGTTTACTTCGACATGACAGTCGGCGGACAGCCCGGAGGACGAATCGTAATGGAGCTTTATGCCGACGTTGTTCCTCGTACTGCTGAGAACTTCAGAGCTCTCTGTACCGGAGAGAAAGGTAAGGGTAAGAGTAGTGGAAAACCCTTGCACTACAAGGGATCTTGTTTCCACAGAGTGATTCCTGGGTTTATGTGCCAAGGAGGTGATTTCACTTTTGGAAATGGAACTGGAGGTGAATCCATCTACGGGAAAAAGTTCAATGATGAGAACTTTGTGAAGAAACACACTGGACCCGGGATCTTATCCATGGCTAACTCTGGACCTGGGACCAATGGATCTCAGTTCTTTATCTGTACTGATAAGACTGAATGGCTTGACGGGAAACATGTTGTTTTTGGTCAAGTTGTGGAAGGTATGGATGTTGTTAGGGCTATTGAGAAAGTTGGATCTCAGAGTGGTAAGTGTAAGGttcctgttgttgttgctgactGCGGTCAGCTGTGTTAG